The stretch of DNA CCCATAGCAGCCTCGTACCTCGGCAGCGGCTACAGGTGGTTCCGGTTTTCTCCGATAAAAATAATTAGGAACGAGAAATGCAACAGCAAGCTCAAGGATTGAAACGCGGGCTGTCCGCCCGACATATTCGCTTCATGGCGCTGGGGTCGGCGATCGGCACCGGGCTGTTCTATGGTTCTGCCTCGGCCATCCAGATGGCCGGTCCCGCGGTCCTCCTGGCCTACCTGATCGGTGGCGCCGCGGTGTTCATGGTGATGCGCGCGCTGGGCGAGATGGCCGTGCACAACCCGGTGTCCGGCTCGTTTGGCCACTACGCCAGCAATTACCTGGGACCACTGCCGGGCTTTATCCTCGGCTGGACCTATGCCTTTGAAATGATCATCGTCTGCCTGGCCGACGTCACGGCCTTCGGCATCTATATGGGCTTCTGGTTTCCGGAAGTGGCGCGCTGGGTCTGGGTGCTTGGCATCGTGTTCCTGATCGGCGGCCTCAACCTGTGCAACGTCAAGGTCTTCGGCGAAATGGAGTTCTGGCTGTCGCTGCTGAAAGTCGGCGCGATTGTCGCGATGATCCTCGCCGGCTTCGGCATCATGTTGTTCGGTATCGGTTCGGCCAGCAACGAGCAGGCCACCGGGGTGGCCAACCTCTGGGCCCACGGCGGCTTCATGCCCCACGGCATCGGCGGCCTGATCGCTTCGTTCGCGGTGGTGATGTTCGCTTTTGGCGGCATCGAGATCATCGGTATCACCGCCGGTGAAGCCAAGGACCCGCAGCGGGTCATCCCCAAGGCGATCAACGCGGTGCCGATGCGCATCCTGCTGTTCTATGTGCTGACCCTGTTCGTACTGATGGCCATCTATCCATGGCCGCAGATCGGCAGCCAGGGCAGCCCGTTCGTGCAGATCTTCGACAACCTGGGCATCGGCTCGGCGGCGACCATCCTCAATATCGTGGTGATCTCGGCGGCGGTGTCGGCGATCAACAGCGACATCTTCGGCGCCGGACGCATGATGTACGGCCTGGCCCAGCAAGGGCAGGCGCCAAAAGGCTTTGCCCAACTGTCGAAACACGGCGTGCCGTGGATGACCGTGGTGGTCATGGGCGCCGCGCTGCTGGGCGGTGTGCTGCTGAACTACCTGATTCCGGAAAACGTGTTCCTGCTGATTGCCTCGATCGCTACTTTCGCCACGGTCTGGGTCTGGCTGATGATCCTGGTCACCCAGGTGGCCATGCGTCGCTCGATGAGCGCCGAGCAGGTTGCCCAACTGAAATTCCCGGTGCCGTTCTGGCCCTGGGCGCCGGCAGCCGCCATCGTGTTCATGCTGTTCGTCTTCGGCGTGCTGGGTTATTTCCCGGAAACCCAGGCGGCGCTGGCGGTGGGGGCGGTGTGGATCGTGCTGCTGGTGATCGCTTATCTGTTGTGGGTCAAGCCGGCCGCCGGTCAGGCGGTCCAGGTGCATCGCGACCCTTCTTTGTCCCATCGATAACTAACGGAGTCCTCGGATGAAAACTCTCTGGCAACACTGTCACGTCGCAAGCATGGCGCAAGGTGCTTACTCGATCATCGAGGATGCCGCCATCGTGACGTCAGGAGCGCTCATAGAGTGGATCGGCCCGCGTGATCAGGTCCCGGCTGGTAACTATGCCGAGCTGCATGACCTGGCGGGGGCCTGGGTCACCCCGGGCCTGATCGACTGCCACACTCACACGGTATTCGGCGGCAACCGCAGCGGTGAATTCGAGCAACGCCTGCAAGGGGTGAGCTACGCCGAAATCGCCGCCGCCGGTGGCGGTATCGCCAGCACCGTGCGGGCCACCCGTGCGGCGAGCGAGGACGAACTGTTCGACAGCGCCCGCAAGCGCTTGAAAAGCCTGCTGCGCGACGGCGTGACCAGCGTCGAGATCAAGTCCGGCTACGGCCTGGACCTGGCCAGCGAACGCAAGATCCTGCGGGTGATCCGGCGCCTGGGCGCCGAGCTGCCGGTCAGTGTGCGCAGCACCTGCCTGGCGGCCCACGCCTTGCCGCCGGAATACGCCGAGCGTGCGGACGACTATATCGAGCACATCTGCGCCGAAATGCTCCCGGCCCTGGCGGCCGAGGGCCTGGTGGACGCGGTGGATGCGTTCTGCGAATACCTGGCGTTCTCGCCGGAGCAGGTGGAGCGGGTGTTCATCGCCGCGCACAAGCTTGGCCTGCCGGTGAAACTGCACGCCGAGCAGCTGTCGTCGTTGCATGGCTCCAGCCTGGCGGCGCGTTATCACGCGCTGTCGGCCGACCACCTGGAGTTCATGACCGAGGAGGACGCCATTGCCATGGCCGAGGCCGGCACCGTCGCCGTGCTGCTGCCGGGCGCGTTCTATTTCCTGCGCGAAACCCAGCTGCCGCCGATGGACGCGCTGCGCCAGCACGGGGTGAAGATCGCCGTGGCCAGCGACCTCAACCCCGGCACTTCGCCGGCGCTGTCCCTGCGCCTGATGCTGAACATGGCCTGCACCTGTTTCCGTATGACCCCGGAAGAAGCCCTGGCCGGTGTGACCCTGCATGCGGCCACCGCGCTGGGCATGGAGCAGACCCACGGTTCGCTGGAGGTCGGCAAGGTGGCAGACTTCGTCGCCTGGCAGATCGATCGTCCCGCCGACCTGGCCTACTGGCTGGGCGGTGACCTGGAAAAACGCGTCGTGCGCCACGGCGTTGAAGTGGATTTATAGGAGAAGGGTTGTGGATAAGGTTCTGAACTTCAAACAAGGCCGGGTGCCGCTGCTGATCAGCATGCCCCACGCTGGCCTGCGCCTGACACCGGCGGTCGAGGCCGGGCTGATCCCCGAGGCGCAAAGCCTGCCGGATACCGACTGGCACATTCCCCAGCTCTACGCGTTCGCCGAGGAACTGGGCGCCAGCACCCTGGCGGCCGAGTATTCGCGTTTCGTCATCGACCTCAATCGCCCATCCGACGACAAGCCTCTCTATGTCGGTGCCACCACCGGGTTGTACCCGGCCACGCTGTTCGATGGCGTGCCGCTGTTCCGTGAGGGGCTGGAGCCATCGAAGCAGGAACGGGCGACTTACCTGGAGAAGGTCTGGACGCCTTATCACGGCACTTTGCAGCAGGAGCTGGCACGGTTGAAGGCCGAGTTCGGCTATGCCCTGCTGTTCGATGCGCATTCGATCCGTTCGCTGATCCCGCATCTGTTCGAAGGCAAGCTGCCGGACTTCAACCTGGGCACCTTCAATGGCGCCAGCTGCGATGCCGAACTGGCCAGCCAGCTGGAAGCGATCTGCGCCCGCCATGCCGACTACAGCCATGTGCTCAACGGCCGTTTCAAG from Pseudomonas chlororaphis subsp. chlororaphis encodes:
- the hutG gene encoding N-formylglutamate deformylase, which codes for MDKVLNFKQGRVPLLISMPHAGLRLTPAVEAGLIPEAQSLPDTDWHIPQLYAFAEELGASTLAAEYSRFVIDLNRPSDDKPLYVGATTGLYPATLFDGVPLFREGLEPSKQERATYLEKVWTPYHGTLQQELARLKAEFGYALLFDAHSIRSLIPHLFEGKLPDFNLGTFNGASCDAELASQLEAICARHADYSHVLNGRFKGGHITRHYGNPAENIHAVQLELAQSTYMEEFEPFRYRDDLAAPTQVVLKQLLQGLLAWGQKRYGR
- a CDS encoding amino acid permease, encoding MQQQAQGLKRGLSARHIRFMALGSAIGTGLFYGSASAIQMAGPAVLLAYLIGGAAVFMVMRALGEMAVHNPVSGSFGHYASNYLGPLPGFILGWTYAFEMIIVCLADVTAFGIYMGFWFPEVARWVWVLGIVFLIGGLNLCNVKVFGEMEFWLSLLKVGAIVAMILAGFGIMLFGIGSASNEQATGVANLWAHGGFMPHGIGGLIASFAVVMFAFGGIEIIGITAGEAKDPQRVIPKAINAVPMRILLFYVLTLFVLMAIYPWPQIGSQGSPFVQIFDNLGIGSAATILNIVVISAAVSAINSDIFGAGRMMYGLAQQGQAPKGFAQLSKHGVPWMTVVVMGAALLGGVLLNYLIPENVFLLIASIATFATVWVWLMILVTQVAMRRSMSAEQVAQLKFPVPFWPWAPAAAIVFMLFVFGVLGYFPETQAALAVGAVWIVLLVIAYLLWVKPAAGQAVQVHRDPSLSHR
- the hutI gene encoding imidazolonepropionase, with the protein product MKTLWQHCHVASMAQGAYSIIEDAAIVTSGALIEWIGPRDQVPAGNYAELHDLAGAWVTPGLIDCHTHTVFGGNRSGEFEQRLQGVSYAEIAAAGGGIASTVRATRAASEDELFDSARKRLKSLLRDGVTSVEIKSGYGLDLASERKILRVIRRLGAELPVSVRSTCLAAHALPPEYAERADDYIEHICAEMLPALAAEGLVDAVDAFCEYLAFSPEQVERVFIAAHKLGLPVKLHAEQLSSLHGSSLAARYHALSADHLEFMTEEDAIAMAEAGTVAVLLPGAFYFLRETQLPPMDALRQHGVKIAVASDLNPGTSPALSLRLMLNMACTCFRMTPEEALAGVTLHAATALGMEQTHGSLEVGKVADFVAWQIDRPADLAYWLGGDLEKRVVRHGVEVDL